The following are from one region of the Populus trichocarpa isolate Nisqually-1 chromosome 8, P.trichocarpa_v4.1, whole genome shotgun sequence genome:
- the LOC18101817 gene encoding TMV resistance protein N isoform X4, with product MKQGRQTVIPVFYDVDPSEVRNQTGRLQQAFADHEEVFKDNIEKVQTWRIAMKLVANLSGWDLQDRHESEFIQGIVEEIVCKLRKSSYSMSWVTENLVGMDWRLEEMSLYLGVEQLNDVRVIGICGMGGIGKTTIARAVYEKMLGHFEGSSFLANVREVEEKHGLVRLQEQLLSDTLMDRRTKISDVHRGMNEIRVRLRSRMVLVVLDDVDQLVQLESLVGDRNWFDNGSRVIITTRDELLLKQFGVDKIYRVASLNNIEAVQLFCLKAFRSYCPPEDYVLQTIQVVKYADGLPLALHVLGSFFSGIRSVELWNHSLKRLKDIPDKGILDKLKISFDGLNEVEKKIFLDIACFFNGWEEDCVTKLMESSGFYPQIGIRILVEKFLINISDNRVWMHDLLQEMGRQIVKRESHEEPGKRTRLWLCEDVIHVLLNNTGTDKVEGIVLNSNDEVDGLYLSAESIMKMKRLRILKLQNINLSQEIKYLSNELRYLEWCRYPFKSLPSTFQPDKLVELHMRHSSIKQLWEGVRPLKLLRAIDLRHSRNLIKTPDFRQVPNLEKLNLEGCRKLVKIDDSIGILKGLVFLNLKDCVKLACLPTNICELKTLRILNLYGCFKLEKLPEMLGNVINLEELDVGRTAITQLPSTFGLWKKLKVLSFDGCKGPAPKSWYSLFSFRSLPRNPCPITLMLSSLSTLYSLTKLNLSNCNLMEGELPDDMSCFPSLEELDLIGNNFVRIPSSISRLSKLKSLRLGNCKKLQSLPDLPSRLEYLGVDGCASLGTLPNLFEECARSKFLSLIFMNCSELTDYQGNISMGLTWLKYYLHFLLESGHQGHPASWFFTCFPGSEIPSWFHHKSVGHSLTIRLLPYEHWSSSKWMGLAVCAFFEELDCGDSCLITLNFDIKGFKSRSYFLEYPEGSTFTSNQVFFIFFPRGKFPEPLAVSNTTSQPIEVEFRSSIQERNTNNEFQVLSARVMNWGFRMVYEEDTLQFNEPNTGVDSINGLHSEELRILDENNSIIPCKNIEGKCLPE from the exons ATGAAACAAGGTAGACAAACAGTTATTCCAGTTTTCTATGATGTTGATCCTTCTGAAGTAAGGAATCAGACAGGGAGACTTCAACAGGCCTTTGCTGATCATGAAGAGGTTTTCAAAGACAACATTGAGAAGGTGCAGACCTGGAGGATTGCGATGAAACTAGTGGCCAATCTTTCTGGATGGGATTTGCAGGATAG GCACGAGTCAGAGTTTATTCAAGGCATTGTTGAAGAGATAGTATGCAAGTTGAGAAAATCAAGTTACAGCATGTCATGGGTAACCGAGAACTTAGTTGGAATGGATTGGCGTTTGGAGGAAATGAGTTTATATTTAGGAGTAGAGCAGCTGAATGATGTTCGCGTTATAGGGATCTGTGGGATGGGTGGAATAGGTAAGACGACCATTGCTAGAGCTGTCTATGAGAAGATGCTGGGTCATTTTGAAGGCAGCAGCTTTCTTGCAAATGTTAGAGAAGTTGAGGAGAAACATGGTTTAGTTCGCTTACAGGAACAACTTCTTTCAGACACGTTGATGGATAGAAGGACCAAAATCTCTGATGTTCATAGAGGAATGAATGAAATAAGGGTTAGGCTGCGTTCTAGAATGGTTcttgttgttcttgatgatgttGATCAATTGGTCCAATTAGAATCTTTAGTTGGAGATCGTAATTGGTTTGACAATGGAAGTAGAGTCATAATAACCACAAGAGATGAACTTCTTCTGAAACAATTTGGAgttgataaaatatatagagTTGCAAGTTTAAATAACATTGAAGCCGTTCAACTCTTTTGTCTGAAAGCCTTCAGAAGTTATTGTCCCCCGGAAGATTATGTGCTTCAGACCATCCAAGTTGTAAAGTATGCAGATGGCCTTCCATTAGCTCTCCATGTTTTgggttcatttttttctgggATCAGATCTGTAGAATTGTGGAACCATTCATTAAAAAGACTGAAAGATATCCCAGATAAAGGAATTCTAGATAAacttaaaataagttttgatGGACTTAACGAAGtagagaagaaaatatttctAGATATTGCTTGTTTTTTCAACGGGTGGGAAGAAGATTGTGTGACAAAATTAATGGAAAGTTCTGGTTTCTATCCACAGATTGGAATAAGGATTCTCGTAGAAaaatttctcataaatatttCAGATAACAGAGTATGGATGCATGACTTGCTTCAAGAAATGGGTCGACAAATTGTCAAGAGAGAGTCTCATGAAGAACCTGGAAAACGCACTAGGTTGTGGCTCTGTGAGGATGTCATTCACGTTTTGCTAAATAATACG GGAACCGACAAAGTTGAAGGCATCGTCCTGAATTCAAATGACGAAGTAGATGGACTATACTTAAGTGCTGAATCAATAATGAAGATGAAAAGGTTAAGAATTCTCAAACTCCAAAATATAAACCTTTCCCAGGAAATTAAATATCTCTCCAATGAGTTGAGATATCTTGAATGGTGCCGATATCCTTTCAAATCATTGCCATCAACTTTTCAACCGGATAAACTTGTTGAGCTCCACATGCGTCATAGCAGCATTAAACAATTATGGGAGGGAGTGAGA CCTTTAAAGTTGCTTAGAGCTATTGATCTCAGACACTCCCGAAACTTAATAAAGACTCCAGACTTCAGACAAGTTCCAAATCTTGAGAAGCTGAATCTTGAGGGTTGCAGAAAACTGGTCAAGATTGACGACTCTATCGGAATTCTGAAAGGGcttgttttcttgaatttgaaggACTGCGTAAAGCTTGCCTGTCTTCCAACAAACATATGTGAGTTGAAGACCCTCAGAATTCTTAACTTGTATGGATGcttcaaacttgaaaaattgCCTGAGATGTTGGGAAATGTAATAAATCTGGAGGAGCTTGATGTAGGCAGAACTGCTATAACACAACTGCCATCAACCTTTGGTCTCTGGAAAAAACTTAAGGTGCTATCTTTTGATGGATGCAAGGGACCAGCACCTAAATCATGGtattctctcttctccttccgGTCACTTCCAAGAAATCCTTGTCCAATTACTTTGATGCTGTCCTCTCTGTCAACGCTATACTCTTTGACAAAGCTAAATCTAAGCAACTGCAATCTCATGGAAGGAGAACTTCCTGATGATATGAGCTGCTTCCCATCATTGGAAGAATTAGACCTTATTGGAAATAACTTTGTGAGAATACCTTCAAGCATCAGCCGGCTCTCTAAACTTAAAAGCCTCAGGTTAGGCAATTGCAAGAAGCTTCAGTCACTTCCGGATCTTCCATCAAGGCTTGAATATCTCGGGGTGGACGGTTGCGCTTCGTTGGGAACTCTTCCAAATCTATTTGAAGAATGTGCCCGCTCAAAGTTTTTGTCCTTGATTTTTATGAACTGCTCCGAGTTGACTGATTATCAAGGGAATATCAGCATGGGTTTGACATGGCTTAAATATTACCTCCATTTCTTGTTGGAAAGCGGCCATCAG GGTCATCCAGCCTCTTGGTTTTTTACCTGTTTTCCAGGAAGTGAAATTCCTAGTTGGTTTCACCATAAGAGCGTGGGTCATTCTTTAACAATACGGCTACTTCCTTATGAGCATTGGTCCAGCAGTAAGTGGATGGGATTAGCTGTTTGTGCATTCTTTGAAGAGCTTGATTGTGGTGATTCATGTCTTATTACATTGAACTTCGATATCAAAGGCTTCAAATCTAGGAGCTACTTTCTAGAGTACCCTGAAGGTTCAACATTTACGTCAAATCAggttttctttatcttctttccCAGAGGCAAGTTTCCGGAACCACTTGCTGTGTCTAATACTACTTCTCAGCCCATTGAGGTGGAGTTCCGGTCATCTATTCAAGAAAGAAACACCAACAATGAGTTTCAGGTTCTTTCTGCCCGAGTCATGAATTGGGGGTTCCGCATGGTGTACGAGGAAGACACACTGCAGTTCAACGAACCGAATACAGGTGTCGACTCTATCAATGGATTGCATTCTGAAGAGTTGAGGATATTGGATGAGAACAACTCCATCATCCCATGCAAAAATATTGAGGGCAAATGCCTCCCAGAATAA